The genomic stretch TCCCCCCTCCACATTTGCCTAATCCCTAAAGAGCAAACTATTCAGTCTTCAGGAAAACTTTCTTTAAATCCTCAAATCTCCACTTAACCTCAGTTAATAATTGCTGTCTCTCAGTGTATTGTTGGAAGTGTTTTATATCTACACTCCCCAAGAAAGTGACCGCTAGCCACATTGgctaaataattaaatttatctaattataattaaataaaatgtaaaatccaaTTCTTTGGCCACACTGTTCACATCGGACAGAGCAGATATAGAATATtcccatcattgcagaaagttcgaTTGGACAGTGCTGGGCTAGAGCTAGAACTTGCCAAAGATCAGAGAAGGCAGTATGACTGAACCAAAAATCTAGGCCAGTAGCTGGTTGGTTCTGAGTGAGAAAGTTCACTGGGTGAGTGGGAAGCAAGCTGACCTTTGAAACAGTGACATCACAATGTACAGTTCACAATGGCTCCAGAACACCTCGGCTCCAAGGCCACGCTCCCTAGCCCATATCTAGGTTCCTGAAGCCTCTGCACATGTAATTCCAGGAGCTGCTGTCTTACTAAAATGTCAACATCTTTGTCCTCATCTTCTGTCTGGGACAACCTCGTAGAATATCTCTCTCTGAGCTCAATATGGAAGTGGCTACAAGCAACTCTTCTGGGAGAGACTAGTCCACCTCAGCAAACAAATTTTGGAGTACTAGATACCCTTGCTCCAATTGTGCAAGTTATCCTGgggatttcttttttgcttttgttgggaGTAGGAGTATATATCTTATGGAAACGAAGTGTTCGGTCAATTCAGGTCATACTCTTTTGTTTCAGAGGAATTTAAATAGTTAGAAATTGAAACTTGGTTAGTTCTCTCCCGCATTGCTGCCATACCCGTATTTTAAGACCATGCAGATGAGGAAAGGATGAACCCTAATCTCTGAAATTGGTTGAAACTAGTTTATCCTTAAAAACTTTTGCCAGTTAGGTTTCGAGCATaaaacgctctctctctcacagtgGTTTTTGGCCTGTTTtagaataaaacagatgaaacaaGCTTATAAACTGAGAAGGCAGCTTAACCTCAAACTTATTTGATCACATATTCATCTTTGAGTTTTTACTATGTGCCTGACACCATTAGGGGCACCTTTTCATAGAATAGGCATTGCAAGGATAATTGGGATCTTGGGTTTGGCTTTGCGTTCTTACTGTGACATTGCTCTGTACCTGATGTCAAGGCATGTATATTCATTAGGCACcgatattttcattatttctttgttttcacaaTATCAGGCttgggcacctgactggctcagtcagttaagcatctgacatcggctcgggtcatgatcttgctgttcatgagtctgagcctcacgtcaggctctccgctgagagcacagagcctgcttcagatcctgtctccctctctctatgccctccacccccgcctgctcacgctctctctctctctctctctctctctctctctctctcacacacacacacacacacacacgcacacacataaataaataaataaataaataaataaataaataaataaataaataaaacattgaaaaaaaaaccaacaggggcgcctgggtggctcagtcggttaagcggccgacttcacctcaggtcatgatctcgtactccgtgagttcgagccccgcatcgggctctgtgctgacagctcggagcctggagcctgtttcggattctgtgtctccctctctctgaccctcccccgttcatgctctgtctctctctgtctcaaaaataaaataaatgttaaaaaaaattttttttaataaaaaaaagaaaaaaaacccaacaatatCAGACTCAATAAATAGGGATTCTTCTAGGGAATAGGAGCATAATTGGCTGGGATTGTAAGAAACGAGGATTTTACATACTTCTAATCACCAATAATAACTTCATAGTTTTATCACCAGCAATAATAGCTATATTTACAATGtagtcaaatgctttctttttttttttttaatgtttatttgtttctgagagagagagggagagagagaatcctaagcagactctgcctgtcagcagagcccaatgggggactctaacccataaaccatgagatcatgacctgaactgaaatcaggagtctgacacttaaccaactgagccagccaggatccccccaattttttttaagtttatatgagagagagaatgtatgtgcGAAAGTATgctcgggggaggggcagagagagaaggagagaggatcccaagcagaacccacgaactgtgagatcatgacttgagccacagccaagagtcagacacttaactgactgagccacccagaagcccctagtCAAAATGTTTTTAGAATCCCAACAATAACATGAAGCGGATAGAGGTTGTTTTCATATAgaggtttcattttcattatcatctccattttgtaGGCAAGCGAACTTGGTTATCACTGAACCAAGTTGACATAGACTGTAAAAACTGGCAAatctgagatttgaacccaactTTTAGGATGCCAAATTCAAATCTCCAAAATCTCATTTAATGTAATCTAACTAATGTAAATCCCCAACAGAGATATGCGTGTATACATGCACTTCAGTTAGCTAATAGAAGAATATAAGGCCAAAAACCCAAACTGTTTTCTATAATTCTGGGTTCTGCTCTTGTCTGGTTAATGTTCAGCTCAATTAGATGAACCCGCAGCCCTCTGGACACCTCAGCCAAGAAAAAGAGTTGGTATAACAAGTGGTTAACAGCAAGGGCTTTGGAGTCGGACTGCGGGGGCTCAAACCTTGGTTCTGTAGCTTGCTGTGTTGACTGACAGCAACCAGCCTCCAAAACCCCACTTTCCTTTATCTGTAGGATGGGTTTGCTAACAGTGCCTCTCTTAGAGTTGTAGTGAGGGTTAAAGGAGATATTGTGTATGTAAAGCTCAGCACGCactaagtactcaataaacaggGCCAGTTATCATAACAAGGAAGAAAGATgattggttgttgtttttttttttttttttatcctgacaGGAATCTATCCTAGATCATTAAAAATTttcccccaggggcacctgggtggctcagccagttaagcggccaacatcggctcaggtcatgatctcgtggtccgtgggttcgagccccgcgtcgggctctgtgctgacagctcagagcctggagcctgtttcagattctgtgtctccctctctctgaccctcccccgttcatgctctgtctctctctgtctcaaaaataaataaacgttaaaaaaaaaaaattaaaaaaaaaaaaaaggtaaggtaggctaaactgaaaaaaaaaaaaaaaaaaaaaaattcccccagGACCAGGAAACCTAGTTTTTCAGACCACTGTGTCCTGAGGGAACCTACACGGAAGTCAGAATTCCTGGGTTTCAGTCCTGGCTCTACCATTCCCAAGTATACGACCTTGGACAATGGCAGGGTCCAAACTGGAAGGTATTTAAATGGCTACCCAGTTCTGGTTTTTTTCTACATAAACAGGTCATGCATAGGCAAAACGCCCTCCTAGCACAGATCCCTGCCTGTGACAAATTTTTAGTAAATGGTATCTATTATTATCATCTTCACTaattaaatgcaaataataatcCCTGACCTGCGTATCACTGTGTTTTGTGGTGAAGATCAAAAGACGAAAAGGATGTGAAGGTGTTTTGTTAAACAGAAGCCGTGGTGTAGGGATGAGGGATTATTGTTActgttaggtttttgttttgattctgttAGTAAACTGAGGCATTCGTGCGAATAAACAAGTAACGTTCAAcgtctgttgttttattttagaaaatattgttgTTTGTCATCACACTCTACAAACTTTACAAGAAGAGCGCAGATTTTTTTCAGGCTTTGCTGGTCAACCCAGAAGGGAACACTCTCCCGGGTCAAGACAATAACTTCTTCCTGTCCTTGGGTCTgcaagagagaattttgaaaaaactTCAGATGGTGGAAAACAAAGTGAAGGACCTGGAGGGGATGATCATTTCCCACAAACCTGCCACGAAGAGGGATTGCTCCTCTGAGCCCTACTGCAGCTGCTCTGACTGCCAGAGTCCCTTGCCCGCATCAGGATTTACTTCCACATCTGAAATGTGACGGACtccaatctcttccagaaaagcaCTGTTTTTTCCCTCATGTGTGTGGTGGTGTATCAATAAAGATAGAGAACTATATTGAAATTACCCTGCAAGGACGGGCTCTCTATTCACTAGGGCCCAGCTTCTACTGACGTGTGCGGTGGGGTAATGTGGGGTATAGTCGTCGTTAAAAATGTCTCTGAGATACTGATGTCACTTGGTAGGCTGGAGACCATAAACAGGCATATTGTAACAAGGATGACCAAACCGGAATATGTGGGatgggaaaagaagggaaagtgggtcAGGGATGCAaccttgggctccacgctgaagaGGTTGGATTGGATAcaataaaaacagcaagaaagTGCTGTTGAAGGGCAATGGTGTGGACTGTCCTGTAGAGGTAGGCTGGCTCTTGTGCTGGTCTTTGGTCTGAAGGTAAATAATGTGGCCTGGGAATCTGTGTTCATTAATTACTGAGGTGGACAAGGGTGGGGTGGACATAAAGGACACTATAATTTTATCCAACTTTTATTGATACTTAATCTGGGCTAAGCATTATAACCCTTGGGAATCTGTCCTGAGTGCTTCAGGAGCACCCAGTTTGGCTGGTTGGGCAGTTAATTTCAGAACAAGGAGTTATATGTGATACAGTGGGGTTATACCAACTTGAACTTAGCTGACTTCTCCTATGTGAATCCCAGctaggcagggagggaaggaggcacctACCTGCCATTTCACTTGAtgggtgtgccccccccccatagGAAGGAGGGCCCACGGAGGGAGGGATGATAGTAAATCATCCCTCAGTGGGTGGGTCTCAGATTCCCCAAGCCTTATAGTGTGTGCATTTTTGCCACAATAAATGTGATTATAGTCATTGAAATACTTTGCAACTCTCTGCCACCCAAATGAAATACTTGGGCAAAGAAAGCAGCAGTGATTTATGGCCATCCTGGAGAAAAACTGGCTGTGCTGTTCAACAGGATACGATATAACAATCTCCCAAGCTGGCATCTTCCTAAGGGATTTCCAAGGGTAATTTTGATCATAAGTTTTTTCCAGTGCACTGGCATTAAAATGCAACCTCTGTAAGATGAGACCTCACGGTATAGTGTACTCAGTGTAAAAACAGGTTAGTAAATACAAGGTAGGGCCAGGAAAGGCTTTGCAGAAGTGACACCTGAGTAGTCCCATAAAGGGTTACATAGGCAGACAATGAAATGGAAGGTATTTCTGCTGATGAATCACCACAGAGCCATATAAAAAAGAGGGTGGCTTGGCTGGAGAAGGAGAGTTTCAGGGTGGCTAAAGCACTGGCTATTTTCTAAGCTACAATGAAGGATTTGGGCTTCAGGGTAAGACACACTAACTTCATCCTCAGATCAGCTTTAATTGATgatgtggtggggcgcctgggtggctcaatgggtgaatcatccaacttcggctcaggtcatgatctcatggttcgtgagttcatgtCAGtgcatgctgacagctcagagcctagagcttgcttcagatcctgtgtctccctctctccctgcccctcccctgctcatacactgtctctctctgtctccctctctctctctctcaaaataagtaaacattacattttttttttttttaattcatgatgtggtgagggcgcctgggtggctcagtcagttgggcgtccaacttcggctcaggtcatgatctcgcggtctgtgagttcgagccccgcgtcaggctctgtgctgacagctcagagcctggagcctgtttcagattctgtgtctccctctctctctgaccctccccgtttatgctctgtctcaaaaataaataaacatttaaaaaaaattcatgatgtGGTGAACAGACGGAAGTTACCAAGTATGCATTATCTGTTAGTGCAGGTGAGGAGTTTGTTCACTATGCTGCTTAAAGAGTGCCATGCaatcttttaaataaagtcaAAGTCTcaaggcacctggctgactctgtcagtggagaatgtgactcttgatatcggggtcctgagtttgagccccatgttggataggagactgctttaaaaaaaaattttttttaattgaagtcattatctccatttttgcACAGTCCACATTTAAGTGTCTTCCTACATAGTTCTAGTCATCTTGTTTCAGTTACTTTTCTGGGGTATTTCAAAGAAAGTGTCAGAAGAAGGGCCCAGAAGAGTAGACTGATGTCATGTAATGAAGGGCCTTAAAGGTCATACCATATTGTTGGAAATGGGTCATTGTAGGTTTTTAGACAGGAGAGTGACATAGATTTGGTAGTCCGTATGGGAGACAGAATAGAATGATCTAGatgtaaaagataaaacaggCTGGCTGCTTGTATGAGGATGCACGGTGTGGTAGAAACTGATGGAGTCACCTTGTTTCTGGCTCTCAGCTATCCAGAAAGGGTGTGTGGGTCACACCACAGTCACAAGAGACTGATACCAAGTGTTCGTTCCCAGTGTGGGGAGTGGGTCATTCTTGAGACCAGAGTACTTATGTCCAGGGCATCAATTAAGGAAACTTGGATGTGTGGCGAGCAGAAAATCAAGGCAAAATGGGGAAAGGGCTTGAGAGCTACTCTGTCGTTCAGGTCAGTTGGGCTAGACCAACTATCCTCCACCACTCCATAGGGAGGAGAATCCTTCCCCTCCACATTCAGTCTGCCTCCTTTGGGAAAACCCTGATGACAGCCTGTTGGGAGGCTCCCGTTTCAGTCTTCACACACACCAACCCTT from Panthera leo isolate Ple1 chromosome C1, P.leo_Ple1_pat1.1, whole genome shotgun sequence encodes the following:
- the TMCO2 gene encoding transmembrane and coiled-coil domain-containing protein 2 produces the protein MSTSLSSSSVWDNLVEYLSLSSIWKWLQATLLGETSPPQQTNFGVLDTLAPIVQVILGISFLLLLGVGVYILWKRSVRSIQKILLFVITLYKLYKKSADFFQALLVNPEGNTLPGQDNNFFLSLGLQERILKKLQMVENKVKDLEGMIISHKPATKRDCSSEPYCSCSDCQSPLPASGFTSTSEM